In a genomic window of Amycolatopsis japonica:
- a CDS encoding VWA domain-containing protein: protein MTAHIAAPAATLTAVFPAAPGWLTLSARFGDEVPAIADRDDLVVTVAPGAGHDAPACFFPDLAAIEVDGIHLPSGVDPATVEPHRVGDRKRYRTAWGLLTHESAHAKHSVWREPPGAPPGAAAAAILLEESRIEAAQLRRRPQDRYWLRGSATKLILADTRANDPAAAPTMTKQDAAQSAALLLARVDGGVLNGREVARVERVVRGILGDDTLAQLRAIWRTAHRVADDNATAMIELGRRWCEVLGDDPDQPPPQRGAADAGAQPGSGNGTPSPLAQAITAAAIAIVNSAAADPAPTDPVTDAMEARAAEDAARARAASAANKTFGSGTSPNANHITGTRPPTTAERTAARQLARALTTAGVRDRTTTTTTSAIPPGRLRVRGAMTAAAQRAAGAIPTAEPFTRTTRKTVPAPPLRLGIACDVTGSMKAYRKPVASAAWILAHAAHHTDVPATTATVTFGSGRITPITHPGTTPARVTEFTTGYGGHAIDDAAEALDGALELSRPNAARLLVIISDGIFEKQTREPGQRLLDRLRATGCAVLWLLPDDDPRNQPMDGVTLHTLTDPAATARAIGQAATAALRATR from the coding sequence ATGACCGCGCACATCGCCGCACCCGCCGCCACGCTGACCGCCGTGTTTCCCGCCGCCCCGGGATGGCTGACCCTGTCGGCCCGGTTCGGGGACGAGGTCCCCGCCATCGCCGACCGCGACGACCTCGTTGTCACCGTCGCCCCCGGTGCGGGACACGACGCCCCAGCGTGTTTCTTCCCCGACCTCGCCGCCATCGAAGTCGACGGAATCCACCTCCCCAGCGGGGTCGACCCCGCCACCGTCGAACCACACCGGGTCGGGGACCGCAAGCGCTACCGCACAGCATGGGGGCTGCTGACCCACGAATCCGCCCACGCGAAACACTCGGTATGGCGTGAACCTCCCGGGGCGCCACCGGGCGCGGCGGCGGCCGCGATCCTGCTGGAAGAGTCCCGGATCGAAGCCGCGCAGTTGCGGCGCCGCCCGCAGGACCGGTACTGGCTGCGTGGCAGCGCGACGAAGCTCATCCTCGCCGACACCCGGGCGAACGACCCGGCCGCCGCACCGACCATGACGAAACAGGATGCCGCGCAGTCCGCCGCGCTGTTGCTGGCACGTGTGGACGGCGGTGTCCTCAACGGTCGGGAAGTCGCCCGGGTCGAACGGGTCGTGCGCGGCATTCTCGGCGACGACACCCTCGCCCAGTTGCGGGCTATCTGGCGTACGGCGCACCGTGTCGCCGACGACAACGCCACCGCCATGATCGAACTCGGGCGCCGCTGGTGCGAGGTCCTCGGCGACGACCCCGACCAGCCGCCGCCCCAGCGCGGGGCCGCCGACGCGGGCGCGCAGCCCGGTAGTGGGAACGGTACGCCGTCACCATTGGCGCAAGCGATCACCGCCGCAGCCATCGCCATCGTCAACTCGGCTGCCGCCGACCCCGCGCCCACCGACCCCGTCACCGACGCCATGGAGGCCCGTGCCGCCGAGGACGCCGCCCGCGCCCGCGCGGCCAGCGCGGCGAACAAAACCTTCGGGAGCGGGACCAGCCCGAACGCCAACCACATCACTGGCACCCGCCCCCCGACCACGGCCGAACGCACCGCCGCGCGTCAACTGGCCCGTGCGCTGACCACCGCCGGAGTGCGTGACCGCACCACCACCACGACCACCTCCGCCATACCGCCCGGGCGGCTGCGGGTGCGCGGGGCGATGACCGCCGCCGCACAACGCGCGGCGGGCGCCATCCCCACCGCCGAACCGTTCACCCGCACCACCCGCAAAACCGTGCCCGCACCGCCACTCCGGCTCGGCATCGCCTGCGACGTCACCGGGTCCATGAAGGCGTACAGGAAACCGGTCGCCTCGGCCGCGTGGATCCTCGCCCACGCCGCCCACCACACCGACGTGCCCGCCACCACCGCCACCGTCACCTTCGGCTCAGGCCGCATCACACCGATCACCCACCCCGGCACCACCCCCGCACGGGTCACCGAATTCACCACCGGTTACGGCGGACACGCCATCGACGACGCCGCCGAGGCCCTCGACGGCGCGCTGGAATTGTCCCGCCCGAACGCCGCCCGCCTCCTGGTGATCATCTCCGACGGCATCTTCGAAAAACAGACCCGTGAACCGGGCCAGCGGCTCCTCGATCGCTTGCGCGCCACCGGGTGCGCGGTCCTGTGGCTGCTACCCGACGACGACCCGCGCAATCAGCCGATGGACGGCGTCACGCTGCACACCCTCACCGACCCCGCCGCCACCGCCCGCGCCATCGGACAAGCCGCCACCGCCGCACTACGAGCCACACGCTAA
- a CDS encoding AAA family ATPase — protein sequence MTTHATTPATGTAPAAPGAAHRLPNGELRRMVAELLSQQPANAGLTVSAAARLLNRSSGAVGNALETLVTRGEADYMGQPSRAYRANANTPTAAATAVISTRTTDPATGDVATPPAPIAPKRCPGPKKAAAPALVTAPVRRPNGQLYHPRKLAGSSDVTVLRRLRQNKIPSLLYGPPGTGKTSLVEAAFGDAVTLPGDSDTTVDDIVGGYVPTSGGSYAFAHGPLVTAMREGRAFFIDDFTLIPAPVLAVVYPVMDGRGHIMIKANDWERVDAAPGFYVVGGHNPGVHGAVLSPALASRFRVKIEVTTDYDLAARIGVDPKVVRVAKNLAGRQKKGEIGWAPQMRELLAAKDTAAALDPMTAAGNLIAAAPEEDQDIVADVVRNTFGAHVAPLTVGEQF from the coding sequence ATGACCACGCACGCCACGACTCCGGCCACGGGCACCGCGCCCGCCGCCCCGGGCGCGGCACACCGGTTGCCCAACGGTGAACTCCGTCGCATGGTGGCCGAACTGCTCAGCCAGCAACCCGCCAATGCCGGACTGACGGTGAGCGCCGCCGCCCGGCTCCTGAACCGGTCATCCGGCGCGGTGGGCAACGCCCTGGAAACGCTGGTAACGCGCGGGGAAGCGGACTACATGGGGCAGCCGTCCCGCGCCTACCGCGCCAACGCCAACACCCCCACCGCCGCCGCGACCGCCGTGATCAGCACGCGCACCACCGACCCTGCGACAGGCGACGTCGCCACGCCGCCCGCGCCCATCGCGCCGAAACGCTGCCCCGGGCCGAAAAAGGCGGCCGCGCCCGCGCTGGTGACCGCACCGGTACGGCGCCCGAACGGGCAGCTTTACCACCCGCGCAAGCTGGCGGGCAGTTCGGATGTGACGGTGTTGCGGCGGTTGCGGCAGAACAAGATTCCCTCGCTGCTGTATGGGCCCCCGGGTACGGGCAAGACGTCGCTGGTCGAGGCCGCGTTCGGTGACGCGGTGACGTTGCCGGGTGACAGTGACACCACGGTGGATGACATTGTGGGCGGGTACGTGCCCACATCGGGCGGGAGTTACGCGTTCGCGCACGGGCCGCTGGTGACCGCGATGCGTGAGGGGCGCGCGTTCTTCATCGACGACTTCACCCTGATACCCGCACCCGTGCTCGCGGTGGTGTACCCCGTCATGGACGGGCGCGGGCACATCATGATCAAGGCCAACGACTGGGAGCGTGTCGACGCCGCACCCGGGTTCTACGTGGTGGGTGGGCACAACCCCGGGGTGCACGGCGCGGTACTGAGCCCCGCGCTGGCGTCGCGGTTCCGGGTCAAGATCGAGGTGACCACCGACTACGACCTCGCCGCGCGGATCGGGGTCGACCCGAAAGTGGTGCGGGTCGCGAAAAATCTCGCCGGACGGCAGAAGAAGGGCGAGATCGGGTGGGCGCCCCAGATGCGCGAACTCCTCGCCGCGAAAGACACCGCCGCCGCGCTGGACCCGATGACCGCCGCCGGGAACCTGATCGCCGCCGCGCCGGAAGAAGACCAGGACATCGTCGCCGACGTGGTCCGCAACACCTTCGGCGCCCACGTCGCCCCGCTCACGGTCGGCGAACAGTTTTAG